The Kitasatospora sp. NBC_00240 genome contains a region encoding:
- a CDS encoding Ku protein, with translation MARPIWSGILSFGLVSVPVSLYAATENHTVAFRQIQRGTSDRVRNKRVNERTGEEVAFGDIVKGFELAEGEYVVVEPDELDRITPGRSKTIEITGFVDLEQVEPIYFDTTYYLGPKGKEYGKVYTLLQRALEKANRAGIAMFSMRGKEYLTAVRSENGILTAHTMHFADEVRDPHSEIPTLPAAGSDTAEVSDRELAMAEQLVDMLAVEWKPEDYRDTFEEKVHELIAAKQAGQEVTAPEAAPAPSNVLDLMDILGRSLESAKTAGSGSAAKADDAKAVAGAGAKSAAAKAKSRAAEAGSKAGAAADRASTGHRPKDTGGKKSTSTRARPATSATGKKTGTAAGRRKEDLSGLTKSELYKKATAAHLPHRSTMTRDQLQTALEKTGHGRHLHSAS, from the coding sequence GTGGCGCGTCCCATCTGGAGCGGGATCCTGAGCTTCGGCCTGGTCTCCGTCCCCGTCTCGCTGTACGCGGCGACCGAGAACCACACCGTCGCGTTCCGGCAGATCCAGCGCGGCACCTCCGACCGGGTGCGCAACAAGCGGGTGAACGAGCGCACCGGCGAGGAGGTCGCCTTCGGCGACATCGTGAAGGGCTTCGAGCTCGCCGAGGGCGAGTACGTCGTCGTCGAGCCGGACGAGCTGGACCGGATCACCCCCGGCCGCTCGAAGACGATAGAGATCACCGGGTTCGTCGACCTGGAGCAGGTCGAGCCGATCTACTTCGACACCACCTACTACCTCGGCCCCAAGGGCAAGGAGTACGGCAAGGTCTACACCCTCCTGCAGCGCGCCCTGGAGAAGGCCAACCGGGCCGGCATCGCGATGTTCTCCATGCGCGGCAAGGAGTACCTCACCGCCGTCCGCTCCGAGAACGGCATCCTCACCGCCCACACCATGCACTTCGCCGACGAGGTCCGCGATCCCCACTCGGAGATCCCCACCCTCCCGGCGGCCGGCAGCGACACCGCCGAAGTTTCCGACCGGGAGCTAGCCATGGCCGAGCAGCTCGTCGACATGCTCGCCGTCGAGTGGAAGCCGGAGGACTACCGCGACACCTTCGAGGAGAAGGTGCACGAGCTGATCGCCGCGAAGCAGGCCGGCCAGGAGGTCACCGCCCCCGAGGCGGCGCCGGCGCCGAGCAACGTGCTCGACCTGATGGACATCCTCGGCCGCAGCCTGGAGAGCGCCAAGACCGCCGGCAGCGGCAGTGCGGCCAAGGCCGACGATGCCAAGGCGGTCGCCGGGGCCGGCGCGAAGAGCGCGGCCGCGAAGGCGAAGAGCCGCGCGGCGGAAGCCGGGAGCAAGGCCGGCGCCGCAGCCGACCGTGCCTCCACCGGGCACCGGCCCAAGGACACCGGGGGCAAGAAGAGCACCTCCACCCGGGCCCGGCCGGCGACCAGCGCCACCGGCAAGAAGACCGGCACCGCGGCCGGCCGCCGGAAGGAGGACCTGTCCGGGCTGACGAAGAGTGAGCTGTACAAGAAGGCCACTGCCGCCCACCTCCCCCACCGCTCCACCATGACCCGCGACCAACTCCAGACCGCCCTGGAAAAGACCGGCCACGGCCGACACCTTCACAGCGCCTCCTGA
- a CDS encoding DUF3800 domain-containing protein produces MYLCYVDDSGTDSVRTLTGLLVPAAGWGDLLHGWLEGRRDVEALWGVPKNAELHAVKLVKGRGRYCPTPEQEANFHSKSRIAAHEMLLKRLARCENLIVTTVACRTKVLPDVYACFVEHLEEWAAAQDTHVMVVLDGNPGPADTDSLSAEEAADAWRQAVRNAAPYRGTHRGLPLASRRVLEDPVMQDSAYSQLIQAADMVAYAAFHHLACGDATLWPKITPIGLMSRSYRRLAERWLGDPAGEGIVWKTPPSGA; encoded by the coding sequence GTGTACTTGTGCTACGTGGATGATTCGGGAACGGACAGCGTCCGTACCCTGACCGGGCTGCTTGTTCCGGCGGCCGGCTGGGGTGATCTCCTCCACGGCTGGCTGGAGGGGCGCCGGGACGTCGAGGCGCTCTGGGGCGTCCCCAAGAACGCGGAGCTCCACGCGGTGAAGCTCGTCAAGGGACGGGGACGGTACTGCCCCACTCCCGAGCAGGAAGCCAACTTCCACAGCAAGAGCCGGATCGCCGCGCACGAGATGCTGCTCAAGCGCCTGGCACGGTGCGAGAACCTGATCGTCACGACGGTGGCATGCCGGACCAAGGTCCTGCCCGATGTCTATGCCTGCTTTGTCGAGCACCTTGAGGAGTGGGCTGCCGCGCAGGATACCCACGTCATGGTGGTTCTGGACGGTAACCCCGGTCCCGCCGACACCGACAGCCTGAGCGCGGAGGAGGCAGCGGACGCCTGGCGGCAGGCTGTCCGCAACGCGGCACCCTACCGGGGTACGCACAGGGGGCTTCCCTTGGCCTCACGACGGGTTCTGGAGGACCCGGTGATGCAGGACAGTGCCTACAGCCAGCTCATCCAGGCGGCTGACATGGTCGCCTACGCCGCTTTCCATCACCTGGCCTGCGGCGATGCGACTCTCTGGCCCAAAATCACGCCGATTGGGCTGATGTCACGGTCCTACCGCCGTCTTGCCGAGCGCTGGCTCGGCGATCCCGCTGGTGAGGGCATTGTCTGGAAGACGCCGCCGTCGGGAGCCTGA
- a CDS encoding type IV toxin-antitoxin system AbiEi family antitoxin domain-containing protein gives MNRAEQMVAIGDIAAQQWGLITAAQAKKAGLSGVHMKRLTDAGLLESISRGVYLLTGSGYPAHLDIAVAWLRLQPAVPAWERRADDPDSAVVSHASACLLHGLGDIPSGEVELTVPRRRVTREPFVKLHIAALEPDNVVTVDGLPVTTVTRTVVDLLRQHTDGGHVGGVIAEADRRDLVSAQSLAPHVARFAKRYGLPQNDGIALVEHLVAQAGDHLHSQEVARATQDGIVAGWLLAGHPGHTRDNPDLVSGEVSRLADHQVGAVPLSAVGRGTLQQLGGSSQTERDMIRNLVLSPALRESIRQLGTSGVQDAIRNLADVQASLISPAMRESIRQLTNYSNSGVVQDAIKTLSSSPALSEAVRQLTSNSGLHSTLRDLQLQQGLEGQQFIRHALAQAPNPLPAGHDGQPTDTDEDQQ, from the coding sequence ATGAACCGCGCGGAGCAGATGGTGGCCATCGGAGACATCGCCGCCCAGCAATGGGGGCTGATCACCGCCGCCCAGGCCAAGAAGGCCGGCCTCAGCGGCGTCCACATGAAGCGACTGACCGACGCAGGCCTGCTGGAGAGCATCAGCCGGGGCGTCTACCTGCTCACCGGCAGCGGCTACCCCGCCCACCTGGACATCGCGGTGGCCTGGCTGCGCCTCCAGCCGGCTGTTCCCGCATGGGAGCGGCGCGCGGACGACCCCGACTCGGCCGTGGTCTCCCACGCTTCCGCTTGCCTGCTCCACGGCCTGGGCGACATCCCCTCCGGCGAGGTCGAACTCACCGTGCCGCGCCGCAGGGTCACCCGCGAGCCCTTCGTGAAACTGCACATCGCAGCCCTGGAACCCGACAACGTCGTGACGGTCGACGGGCTTCCCGTCACCACCGTCACGCGCACCGTGGTCGATCTGCTGCGCCAGCACACCGACGGCGGCCACGTGGGCGGCGTGATCGCAGAGGCCGACCGCCGCGACCTGGTCTCCGCACAGAGTCTCGCCCCCCACGTGGCCCGCTTCGCCAAGCGCTACGGACTGCCGCAGAACGACGGCATCGCCCTGGTGGAACACCTCGTCGCCCAGGCCGGAGACCACCTCCACTCCCAAGAAGTCGCACGGGCCACCCAGGACGGGATCGTTGCCGGCTGGCTCCTCGCAGGACACCCCGGCCACACACGCGATAACCCCGATCTCGTCTCCGGGGAGGTCTCCCGTCTGGCCGACCACCAGGTCGGCGCCGTGCCGCTCTCTGCTGTCGGACGGGGGACTCTCCAGCAGCTCGGCGGGTCCAGCCAGACAGAGCGGGACATGATCAGGAACCTGGTCCTCTCGCCTGCCCTGCGGGAGTCCATTCGGCAGCTCGGCACCTCGGGCGTGCAGGACGCGATCAGGAACCTTGCCGACGTTCAGGCGAGCTTGATCTCTCCCGCCATGCGGGAGTCCATTCGGCAGCTCACCAACTACTCGAACAGCGGTGTAGTGCAGGACGCGATCAAGACTCTTTCCTCCTCCCCCGCTCTGTCGGAGGCTGTCCGGCAACTCACCTCGAACAGCGGGCTGCACAGCACGCTCAGGGACCTCCAGCTTCAGCAGGGACTGGAAGGCCAGCAGTTCATTCGCCACGCTCTCGCGCAGGCCCCGAACCCGCTCCCCGCGGGGCACGACGGGCAGCCGACGGACACGGACGAAGACCAGCAGTAG
- a CDS encoding IS1634 family transposase: MYLRTTQRKKKDGTAVRYVQLAHNHRVGGSTQAEVLHNFGREDQLDTDGLRRLVTSINRYLGEGGDAAAPVVGGGLQVTGSRPLGAVWLLQGLWRQLDIDAALTKILGPRRFRTDVERVLFALVANRAVAPASKLSAAEWAGRDAAIPGLQAMDEDQAYRAMDLLVEADAQAEVQEAVFFAVANLLNLEVDLLFFDTTNTYFERDEPDAGENPFRTYGKSKDHRDDLPQITIGLAVTKEGVPVRCWCWPGGTSDQAILPQVKDDMRDWKLGRVITVVDRGFSSADNLAYLTRAGGHFIAGMRMRDGNDLAEAALARQGRYQSVRDNLRVKEVKLDQAPGRRFVICHNPAQEERDRHHREEAITRIEAELERIRTQRERDAKRLTTAKARERAEATHVRAECALIEHPTLKRWLRTSKSGRLAIDRAKVKAEGRLDGKYLLTSSDPHLTAEEIAVGYKALLEAERGFRDLKTVLELRPVFHRLEHRIRAHVLLCWLALLLIRVAERRTGQTWNRISTELSRVHEVTLTGDAGQLTQTTPLTSEQATIYRDCGIQPPPRITAADPA, encoded by the coding sequence ATGTACTTGCGGACCACCCAGCGGAAGAAGAAGGACGGGACGGCGGTCCGCTACGTGCAGCTCGCGCACAACCACCGCGTGGGCGGCAGCACTCAGGCCGAGGTGCTGCACAACTTCGGCCGCGAGGACCAGCTCGACACCGACGGTCTGCGCCGCCTGGTCACCTCGATCAACCGCTACCTCGGCGAGGGCGGTGACGCGGCGGCACCGGTGGTCGGCGGCGGCCTGCAGGTGACCGGCTCGCGTCCCCTGGGAGCGGTCTGGCTGCTGCAGGGCCTGTGGCGGCAGTTGGACATCGACGCCGCACTCACGAAGATCCTGGGCCCGCGCCGGTTCCGCACCGACGTCGAGCGCGTGCTGTTCGCCCTGGTCGCCAACCGCGCCGTCGCCCCGGCCTCGAAGCTCTCGGCCGCCGAGTGGGCCGGCCGCGACGCGGCGATACCGGGCCTGCAGGCGATGGACGAGGACCAGGCCTACCGGGCGATGGACCTGCTGGTGGAGGCCGACGCCCAGGCCGAGGTCCAGGAAGCGGTGTTCTTCGCGGTCGCGAACCTCCTCAACCTCGAAGTCGACCTGCTGTTCTTCGACACCACCAACACCTACTTCGAACGCGACGAGCCCGACGCGGGCGAGAACCCGTTCCGCACTTACGGCAAGAGCAAGGACCACCGCGACGACCTGCCGCAGATCACCATCGGCCTGGCCGTCACCAAGGAGGGCGTGCCGGTTCGCTGCTGGTGCTGGCCCGGTGGCACCAGCGACCAGGCGATCCTGCCGCAGGTCAAGGACGACATGCGCGACTGGAAGCTGGGACGGGTGATCACCGTGGTGGACCGCGGCTTCTCCAGCGCGGACAACCTGGCCTACCTCACCCGCGCCGGCGGCCACTTCATCGCCGGGATGCGCATGCGCGACGGCAACGACCTCGCCGAGGCCGCCCTCGCCCGCCAGGGCCGCTACCAGAGCGTTCGCGACAACCTGCGGGTCAAGGAGGTCAAGCTCGACCAGGCCCCTGGTCGACGCTTCGTCATCTGCCACAACCCCGCTCAGGAGGAACGCGACCGCCACCACCGCGAGGAGGCGATCACCCGCATCGAGGCCGAACTGGAGCGCATCCGCACCCAGCGCGAACGCGACGCCAAACGCCTGACCACCGCGAAGGCCCGCGAACGCGCGGAGGCCACGCACGTGCGTGCCGAATGCGCACTGATCGAACACCCCACCTTGAAGCGGTGGTTGAGGACGTCGAAGAGCGGACGCCTGGCGATCGACCGTGCCAAGGTCAAGGCCGAGGGACGCCTGGACGGCAAGTACCTGCTGACCAGCTCCGACCCGCACCTGACCGCCGAGGAGATCGCGGTCGGCTACAAGGCGCTCCTGGAAGCGGAGCGCGGATTCCGCGACCTGAAGACGGTGCTGGAACTTCGGCCGGTCTTCCACCGCCTCGAACACCGCATCCGCGCGCACGTGCTGCTCTGCTGGCTCGCCCTGCTGCTGATCCGCGTCGCGGAACGCCGCACCGGTCAGACCTGGAACCGGATCAGCACCGAACTGAGCCGCGTCCACGAGGTCACCCTCACCGGCGACGCCGGACAGCTGACCCAGACCACCCCGCTCACCAGCGAGCAGGCCACGATCTACCGCGACTGCGGCATCCAACCGCCACCCCGGATCACCGCCGCAGACCCCGCCTGA
- a CDS encoding nucleotidyl transferase AbiEii/AbiGii toxin family protein, translated as MGKYAHPKHFDTALKSVALKTSKQQGMPVADLIRIFYFSRLVARVFTHDPDGWMIKGGQALLVRYANARLSQDIDLQSLDPDRDAEQARQALITAAGMDLDDFLKFTPGKYEPHADGQRGGAQHFDVYVGARKAVHIKVDVVVGRPLAGTPELRSLSPAVPMEWPDEWPTVRLYPVLDHIADKICAMYERHNGAPSNRFRDLADLLLMSQQETIDGKTARVVLHNEAQRRRNLGTELKLPAERFEIPDPTWTAAAYRQAAALVIGLNGCRTLETATAAAHAFVTPLLTDEAIGRWDPHLGEWLPPDA; from the coding sequence ATGGGCAAGTACGCGCACCCGAAGCACTTCGACACCGCCCTGAAAAGCGTCGCGCTCAAAACCTCCAAGCAGCAGGGCATGCCCGTCGCCGACCTGATCCGGATCTTCTACTTCAGCCGCCTCGTAGCACGGGTCTTCACCCACGACCCGGACGGCTGGATGATCAAAGGAGGCCAGGCCCTCCTCGTCCGCTACGCCAACGCCCGCCTCAGCCAGGACATCGACCTGCAGTCCCTCGACCCCGACCGCGACGCCGAGCAGGCCCGCCAAGCCCTCATCACCGCCGCCGGCATGGACCTCGACGACTTCCTCAAGTTCACCCCAGGCAAGTACGAGCCTCACGCCGACGGACAGCGCGGCGGCGCCCAGCACTTCGACGTCTACGTCGGCGCCCGCAAGGCCGTACACATCAAGGTCGACGTTGTCGTCGGCCGCCCCCTCGCCGGCACACCAGAGCTGCGCTCACTGAGCCCTGCCGTTCCCATGGAATGGCCGGACGAATGGCCAACCGTCCGCCTCTACCCGGTGCTCGACCACATCGCCGACAAGATCTGCGCGATGTACGAACGCCACAACGGCGCCCCCTCCAACCGCTTCCGTGACCTTGCCGACCTCCTCCTGATGAGCCAGCAAGAAACCATCGACGGCAAGACGGCCCGGGTCGTGCTGCACAACGAGGCGCAACGCCGGCGGAACCTCGGCACCGAACTCAAGCTGCCCGCCGAGCGCTTCGAGATCCCCGACCCTACGTGGACCGCAGCCGCCTACCGTCAGGCCGCAGCGCTCGTCATCGGCCTCAACGGATGCCGGACCCTCGAAACGGCCACCGCCGCGGCCCACGCCTTCGTCACTCCCCTGCTCACCGACGAGGCGATCGGCCGATGGGACCCGCACCTCGGCGAATGGCTGCCGCCCGACGCCTGA
- a CDS encoding zeta toxin family protein, with amino-acid sequence MRERDVVPAALSDTESRQILDRVILPAGTGGTTPQERPVVVFVAGQPGSGKTTLADLVQASLAARGGAVRIAGDLYKTAHPRYAALLAENPRTAGVKVRPDTRRWQAATESHAREHRFDAVVETALTDPDEARAAAANWRRAGYRIEVAVLAVPEAWSQLGVMDRYLDQAHAAGGRYVSWENHDDCAASLVTTLAVVEAEQLADRVTVLRRGAEALYSNDLTPDGHWRRPTGAAATVAAEHVRWWNARESAQFRLQLATADRRSHAGLLQADHALAVTRDAERAFALSEPVRRIAQPRREPPGVDYHRLSEREHRWFFENVVVPDLGEIIPREQPVVVFVVGQPGAGKTDVASDVKANMRAGATQLVGDDFKDVHPDYRQLLRENPRGAGEAIRADYRAWLTAAEAYVREHRGDVVIEMAPGSANSLLRRAEVFHRDGYRVELVVLAVRAADSRQGTALRYVRALAKGRSARFTSAAGHDVCFCAVAEGLQVAQGHPAVDSVLVVDRDGVALGDPSGGAGGRSGAAERLAAERVRPYTQEEASCFLARHRALYKALSRHREELEQIMTMARPLMRTDVPGPGPKALAGPQDVTVSAPAEACSGRQVL; translated from the coding sequence GTGAGAGAACGGGACGTCGTCCCGGCGGCTCTCTCCGACACCGAGAGCCGCCAGATCCTGGACCGGGTGATCCTTCCGGCCGGAACCGGAGGCACCACCCCGCAAGAGCGGCCTGTCGTCGTCTTCGTCGCCGGCCAGCCTGGCAGCGGGAAGACCACGCTCGCCGACCTCGTACAGGCGTCCCTCGCCGCACGAGGCGGTGCCGTGCGCATCGCCGGCGACCTGTACAAGACCGCGCACCCCCGCTATGCCGCGCTTCTCGCGGAGAACCCCCGGACAGCCGGGGTGAAGGTCCGCCCCGACACCCGCCGCTGGCAGGCCGCCACGGAGTCACACGCCCGGGAGCACCGCTTCGACGCCGTCGTCGAAACGGCCCTGACTGACCCGGACGAGGCCCGCGCTGCGGCCGCCAACTGGCGGCGGGCCGGCTACCGGATCGAGGTCGCGGTCCTGGCCGTCCCCGAAGCGTGGAGCCAGCTCGGCGTCATGGACCGCTACCTGGACCAGGCCCACGCCGCGGGCGGGCGCTACGTGTCGTGGGAGAACCACGACGACTGCGCGGCCTCGTTGGTCACCACCCTCGCTGTCGTCGAGGCGGAGCAGCTCGCCGACCGCGTCACCGTCCTGCGGCGCGGCGCCGAGGCGCTCTACTCCAACGACCTCACCCCCGACGGGCACTGGCGGCGCCCGACTGGCGCGGCCGCCACCGTCGCCGCCGAGCACGTCCGCTGGTGGAACGCCCGGGAAAGCGCGCAGTTCCGCCTCCAGCTGGCCACCGCCGACCGCCGTAGCCACGCCGGTCTGCTCCAGGCCGACCATGCTCTGGCGGTCACCCGCGACGCCGAGCGGGCCTTCGCTCTCTCGGAGCCGGTGCGCCGGATCGCGCAGCCACGCCGGGAGCCTCCGGGTGTCGACTACCACCGCCTCTCCGAGCGCGAGCACCGCTGGTTCTTCGAGAACGTGGTCGTCCCCGACCTCGGGGAGATCATCCCTCGGGAGCAACCCGTGGTGGTGTTCGTGGTGGGTCAGCCTGGTGCCGGCAAGACCGATGTCGCCAGTGACGTGAAGGCGAACATGCGGGCGGGGGCGACCCAGCTGGTGGGCGACGACTTCAAGGATGTTCACCCCGACTATCGGCAGCTGCTGCGGGAGAACCCTCGCGGCGCGGGCGAGGCGATCCGCGCGGACTACCGTGCCTGGCTCACCGCCGCCGAGGCCTACGTCCGCGAGCACCGCGGCGACGTGGTCATCGAGATGGCGCCCGGCAGCGCGAACAGCCTTCTGCGCCGTGCCGAGGTGTTTCACCGGGACGGTTACCGCGTCGAGCTGGTGGTCCTGGCCGTGCGGGCGGCCGACAGCCGGCAGGGCACCGCGCTGCGCTATGTACGGGCCCTGGCGAAAGGGCGCTCCGCCCGGTTCACGTCTGCCGCCGGGCACGATGTGTGCTTCTGCGCGGTGGCTGAGGGGCTTCAGGTCGCCCAGGGTCACCCGGCAGTGGACTCGGTGCTGGTCGTCGACCGGGACGGCGTGGCTCTTGGCGACCCGTCGGGCGGTGCAGGCGGCCGGTCGGGCGCGGCGGAGAGGCTGGCGGCCGAGCGGGTGCGGCCCTACACGCAGGAGGAAGCCTCGTGCTTCCTCGCTCGCCACCGGGCGCTGTACAAGGCGCTGTCCCGGCACCGGGAGGAGCTGGAGCAGATCATGACGATGGCCAGGCCATTGATGCGTACCGATGTGCCGGGTCCCGGGCCGAAGGCCCTGGCCGGTCCGCAGGACGTCACCGTGTCCGCGCCGGCGGAGGCCTGTTCAGGTCGTCAAGTCCTGTAG
- a CDS encoding ATP/GTP-binding protein yields MAGRDLRALFSSNDRQLGADEAFTNRQGQWQAVAASLTGHLRRTSDPSFDVEDLEAPRRNVLGFHGVGGIGKTTLSRKLEAALTDAGQRPAQWGEPTWPQSRILPVRIDLARSAGTDFEQIVLTIRLALADLARPLPAFDIALRRYWEHQHPGESLEEYLRRSSLASRFGKALPQQMQSALGDVAQALLLPGTVGTALGQVTGTLVRALRERRQSVRALAGCVRLADLLEAEPDLDALSYYPHLLAWELAQLPEGKRLTPVILLDTFEDTGDRTHRDLERLIQRVVWLMPNALFVITGRNRLQWADDALQGQLDFTGPAAWPALAAPAVPHARPATTLVPPGDGGGQVLIGDFSAEDCDDYLARRLVRDGQALIAPELRAVITARSHGLPLFLDLSVMRFLELRRTGRTPAPADFDHDFPALIARTLQDLTAEERHVLRSVTLLDAFDIPLATRAAGLAHDAAAQRLTERPFIGENTFGLWPFHLHALIRSTIRGADDQADDRWSQRDWRRAAERAFAGLGEQWTSSTVQDRMLLIGCLRQGLRLARDFRLNLGWLSEATWRYIGDSVWEPLAPPEPPGPDTPALRTPADALVEALSALARRQHEHRERTAARLGAVVDTHLLPPDLHDMTVYYLAKAQRDLGLSDASRQGMQHVAAGQGRLAPAARRGLAHLARLAGDFPTALTTALTLGWAGRHHRVEGDVWWVQGAMDRAAAAYENARLEAEQHNVAGERATAQAQRAFALAFTDPRQADDELHLAEQLLTGLDLRATTLTTRIAALIRDAGTAGQDVEDRAALLRTESVTAGIVAAQAALELALAFHHAVRDDQHQLAAATERLRELSSGGDYAYYTDITHYMAGLPLDTPSSARWLDGPETTRHHWHTLVTERRAYVRGH; encoded by the coding sequence GTGGCTGGCCGTGACCTGAGGGCTCTGTTCAGCTCGAACGACCGTCAGCTGGGCGCGGACGAGGCGTTCACCAACCGCCAGGGCCAGTGGCAGGCCGTCGCGGCCTCCCTCACCGGGCACCTGCGGCGCACCAGCGACCCGAGCTTCGACGTGGAGGACCTGGAGGCGCCCCGCCGCAACGTCCTCGGCTTCCACGGCGTCGGCGGCATCGGCAAGACGACGCTGTCGCGCAAGCTGGAGGCCGCCCTCACCGACGCCGGCCAGCGGCCCGCGCAGTGGGGCGAGCCCACCTGGCCACAGAGCCGGATCCTGCCGGTGCGCATCGACCTCGCCCGCTCCGCCGGCACCGACTTCGAACAGATCGTCCTCACGATCCGCCTCGCCCTCGCCGACCTCGCACGCCCCCTGCCGGCCTTCGACATCGCACTGCGCCGCTACTGGGAGCACCAGCACCCCGGTGAGAGCCTGGAGGAGTACCTGCGGCGCAGCTCGCTGGCGAGCCGGTTCGGCAAGGCGCTGCCGCAGCAGATGCAGTCCGCGCTGGGTGACGTAGCCCAGGCGCTGCTGCTGCCCGGGACCGTCGGGACGGCCCTGGGGCAGGTGACCGGCACGCTGGTGCGGGCCCTGCGCGAGCGGCGGCAGTCCGTGCGGGCGCTGGCCGGGTGCGTGCGGCTGGCGGACCTGCTGGAGGCCGAGCCGGACCTGGACGCGCTCTCCTACTACCCGCACCTGCTGGCGTGGGAACTCGCACAGCTGCCCGAGGGCAAGCGGCTCACCCCGGTGATCCTGCTGGACACCTTCGAGGACACCGGCGACCGCACCCACCGCGACCTGGAGCGCCTGATCCAGCGCGTGGTGTGGCTGATGCCGAACGCGTTGTTCGTCATCACCGGCCGCAACCGCCTGCAGTGGGCGGACGACGCCCTGCAGGGCCAGCTCGACTTCACCGGCCCCGCTGCCTGGCCGGCCCTCGCCGCGCCCGCCGTCCCGCACGCCCGCCCCGCCACGACCCTGGTCCCGCCCGGTGACGGTGGCGGGCAGGTACTGATCGGGGACTTCTCCGCCGAGGACTGCGACGACTACCTCGCGCGCCGCCTGGTGCGTGACGGCCAGGCGCTCATCGCACCCGAGCTGCGCGCCGTCATCACCGCCCGCTCGCACGGCCTGCCGCTGTTCCTGGACCTCTCGGTGATGCGCTTCCTGGAACTGCGCCGCACCGGCCGCACCCCGGCCCCCGCCGACTTCGACCACGACTTCCCCGCCCTCATCGCCCGGACCCTGCAGGACCTCACCGCGGAGGAGCGGCACGTCCTGCGCTCTGTCACCCTGCTGGATGCCTTCGACATCCCCCTCGCCACCCGGGCCGCTGGCCTCGCCCACGACGCGGCCGCCCAGCGGCTGACCGAGCGGCCGTTCATCGGCGAGAACACCTTCGGCCTGTGGCCCTTCCACCTGCACGCCCTCATCCGCTCCACCATCCGTGGCGCCGACGACCAGGCGGACGACCGCTGGTCGCAGCGCGACTGGCGCCGCGCGGCCGAGCGAGCCTTCGCCGGCCTCGGCGAGCAGTGGACCTCCAGCACTGTGCAAGACCGGATGCTGCTCATCGGTTGCCTGCGCCAGGGCCTGCGCCTGGCCCGCGACTTCCGCCTCAACCTCGGCTGGCTCTCCGAGGCGACCTGGCGCTACATCGGCGACTCCGTGTGGGAACCCCTCGCCCCGCCCGAGCCCCCCGGCCCGGACACCCCGGCGCTGCGCACGCCGGCCGACGCGCTGGTCGAGGCCCTCAGCGCCCTGGCCCGCCGCCAGCACGAACACCGTGAGCGCACCGCCGCGCGCCTGGGCGCCGTCGTCGACACCCACCTGCTGCCGCCCGACCTGCACGACATGACCGTCTACTACCTCGCCAAGGCACAACGCGACCTCGGCCTCAGCGACGCCTCCCGCCAGGGCATGCAGCACGTCGCCGCCGGCCAGGGCCGGCTCGCACCCGCCGCACGCCGCGGGCTCGCCCACCTCGCCCGCCTGGCCGGCGACTTCCCGACCGCCCTCACCACCGCCCTCACCCTCGGCTGGGCCGGACGCCACCACCGCGTGGAGGGCGACGTGTGGTGGGTCCAGGGCGCCATGGACCGCGCCGCGGCAGCCTACGAGAACGCCCGTCTGGAGGCCGAGCAGCACAACGTCGCCGGGGAGCGCGCCACCGCCCAGGCCCAGCGTGCTTTCGCCCTCGCCTTCACCGACCCGCGGCAGGCCGACGACGAACTCCATCTCGCCGAGCAGCTGCTCACCGGACTCGACCTGCGCGCCACCACCCTCACCACCCGGATCGCCGCCCTCATCCGCGACGCCGGCACCGCTGGCCAGGACGTAGAAGACCGGGCCGCCCTCCTGCGTACCGAGAGCGTCACGGCTGGCATCGTCGCCGCCCAGGCAGCCCTGGAACTCGCCCTCGCCTTCCACCACGCCGTCCGCGACGACCAGCACCAGCTCGCCGCCGCGACTGAACGCCTGCGGGAACTCAGCTCAGGCGGCGACTACGCCTACTACACCGACATCACCCACTACATGGCCGGCCTCCCCCTCGACACCCCCTCCAGCGCCAGGTGGCTCGACGGCCCCGAGACCACCCGGCACCACTGGCACACCCTGGTCACCGAACGACGCGCCTACGTTCGCGGACACTGA